In Penaeus vannamei isolate JL-2024 chromosome 4, ASM4276789v1, whole genome shotgun sequence, a single window of DNA contains:
- the LOC113822587 gene encoding cuticle protein 7-like gives MFTKTVVALALVAVTLAAPSQPSYGYAPPATYDAPAKYDFNYAVKDDYSGNDFGHQEARDGYDTQGAYYVLLPDGRLQKVAYTVNGDSGYVAEVSYEGEAQYPEYKPAPAYKPAPAYKSAPVYKPAPAYNPAPVYA, from the exons ATGTTCACTAAG ACCGTCGTCGCTCTCGCCCTTGTGGCCGTCACTCTGGCTGCTCCTTCACAGCCTTCCTACGGATATGCTCCTCCTGCAACCTATGAC GctcctgccaagtacgacttcaactacgccgtgaaggacgactactccggcaacgacttcggtcaccaggaggcccgtgatggctatgacacccagggagcctactacgtcctccttcccgacggtcgtctgcagaaggtcgcctacactgtcaacggcgactccggttacgtggctgaggtcagctacgagggtgaggcccagtaccccgagtacaagcctgctcctgcctacaagcctgctcctgccTACAAGTCCGCCCCTGTCTACAAGCCCGCCCCTGCCTATAACCCTGCTCCTGTCTATGCTTAA